The sequence TTACAGACTAGCTTACCAATATCAATTTTTACGTCTGTTGCTGGGAATGCAGTtcatttcatgagcatttgtgATATATAAGCATATATTTCGTATTATTCTCgattataatgttttaattcttaattttgGGATTTTAGTTCAGTACTATTACATTTatattgtgatttaaattatttgaattaaaatctaGTATTCTGAATTTGTTATTTTGTACTGTTTGTGTGTAATAtatgatgaaaaaatatattattgcttCGATTTACTGTATTGAAGAGCATGCCCCTTTTGTAGTTTGAGGATGGAATCTGGaagtggtccttgcaatctttcatttttgggttgcTGTAAATTCAAGAAGCAGCTGTTTGTCATATCAATTTTCAGTAGTTGTAGCTTGACGGATGTTTTTTCTAGTCTGAGcaaaaaatgtgcagaaatatctCCGGAATCCACTATGCTTCAATAAGTAGCTCCACTGCATAAGATGCTTGTGTCTttgaatgatgatgatgatgtcctTAATATGATTCATCTTCATATGTGTGTAAAGCTTACGACGATTGAATTGAGGGCAGAGAAAAGAAATGAACAGTTCAACAACTTGAATGATGGGAGGTAAAATTCATTTACTTATTATTAAACGTATATTTTCATTCTCTTATTTCGATATGTTTAGTAACatgtttaatataaaaaattaaaggtAAAATATTGTAGATTGCTTTGTATAAATTATCAATTAGTTGCTTGAAACCAAGATTTATTTTTAGTCATTATCaatttgtttttgtggttaTTGTTCTTTTTTATCTTATTAAATGTAAATTAAACTGTAAGGGTTTATGAGGAAGACACGCAGTCGAAGAGTGACAACGAGGTTGAACAGCCCCCTTGCGCCAATACTATAGATGCCTGGATTAATTGAATTCATGGTGTAGGACAAACATTCAAGGGTGTTGGTGAATTTAggaattatttgaaaaactttTCTGTTGCCACAAGACGTTCATTTATGTATGTAAAAAATGACAGCGAGAAGGTAATTGTGATTTGTAGTGAAAAGAGCTGCGGTTGGAGAATTTATGCTTCGAAACATAAAAGAGACAATCTATTTGCCATCAGAAAATGTAAACTGCAACATAATTGTGGTGAGAATAATCTACGTAGCAGAGGGCATCCTAGAGCCGATGCCTATTGGATAGCGAATgttgtgaaagaaaaattgaGAGGGGAGCCCTCTTATCGTCCGTGTACAATGCAGATGGACTTGCAAAGAGATTTCGGGGTAGAGTTAGAATACCGCAAAGTGTGGAAGGGTAAAGAGTTGGCGATGCATGATATTCATGGCACAGATGAAGGATGCTATGATAGATTAAGATGGTATTGTGATGCTGTTAAAAATACTAATCCTGGTAGTGTTGTAGAGTGTGAGATTGAACATTTGACTAAAAAATTCAGACGGTTGTTCATTTATTTTCATGCATGTGTCGTCGGTTTTGTTAGTGGTTGTAGGCCATTGATATTTTTGTATGGTACTCATATAAAGAATAAGTATAAAGAATTCATCTTAGTTGTTGTGTCGAAAGATGCGAATGATGATCTTTTCACAATTGCTTATGCCATAGTAGATGCGGAGAATGATGTGAACTGAGATTGGTTTTGTTATCATTTGAGTCGTATGCTCCTTTACTATCAATGCATTCCATTCGATGAGTTCACATTTTTCTCGGACAGACATCCCAGTATCATCAAGGCAGTGAATCAAGTATTTGTTGGGAGCCACCATGCTTATTTTTTGAGACATTTAGTGGATAATTTCGTTAAGCAGGTAAATTCCAAATTACGAATCCTTGAGCAATTTTACTTTAAATTTCTCATATTATCTGATAATTTTAAGCTGGatctaaatttttaataatcTTTTTAGGTGTTGAGAAGTTATCCCAGACATAACAAAAAACATTGGTCTTCGGTATTCAAGAAAGCTGCGTATGCTCCGTCTTTTCAAGAGTACGAgcaacatataaacaatatattagagTCAATGCAACTTGCCAGAGGGTTTATTGTAAATTCTGATCCACAGAGTTGGGCCAATGCATTGTTTGTTGGCAATAGATGGGGTGTTATAAATAACAATATAGCCGAGTGTTGGAATAGTTGGGTTAGGCCAGCTTGTCATCTGCCTATTGTTGCTATGATTGATCACATACGTGAGCAGATAATGAAAATGATGCACCGACGACGTGAATCAACTCTGTTCATGACcaaggaattaagtccaagaaaATAAAAGTCTGTTGTAAGCGCATATATGGAATCCCGAACATTAAGAGTTCAGCGGTCGTGTGATTGGAAGTTTGAGGTTGTTGATGGTGAAAAGTCATTTGCCGTGGATTTAGTGGATATGACTTGTTCATGCAGAGTTTGGCAGATCAATAAGATTCCGTGCAAGCACGCCATTTTTGCCATTGAGACAAAATCTCTGTCTGTGTATGATTTTTGTGACAAGTATTTCAAGATCGAATCGTATCGCGCTGCGTACAAAGGACATATTAATCCTATCCCAACCTTTGACATCAGTGAGTCATGTGTTGCTGAATCCGATACAATCCAAGCTCCTTCTGTGCGTAGTCAGCCCGGTCGCAGAAGGACGAAGAGAATACCATCGCCAGTTAATGCACGTGTCTCAACATGTGGTCGTTGTCATGCTAGAGGACACAATAGACGCAGTTGCAAGGAACCTATAGAGTAGATGTAATCGTTTAAAAAtatgatgttttaattattgGTTATTAGCATAACTTTTTAACAGAATTTATTCAAAACTTAATCTTGACTGTTCAAAAAATATGCAGGGGCAAGCGATTACTGGAAGCTGGTTCGAGCATGAAATTGCCCTCGAAAAGGCACACACGTTTGAGTGGAAGCATTGCTGGATTGCGCTTGGTTTGAGGCTTTTGTGGAACCATCTGCTGTCACATTTTAATTTGAGCTGGGGTCATAGTGTAGTTAAGTGTATTGTGTTATCTTAAGTTCTTCTGAAACCAACTCTCTGTTTGTGGTAAACAAATATGTAATATTTGAATTTGAGAAATGATATTTGTCATTACTTTTCAGTGGACGATGCCTTCTCAGTTAACTAATCAAATAAGTCGTTGCTTTACATTTTTAAATGGCAAGTGCTAAGTGATATGTATTTCGTACAACTTGTATTTAATATGGAATAAAGCTGCATAAAATTGGAACTTAATGTCGGATTATTACAATACAAAGCGCTACAAGTAATATTAGCACAAGAACGAAACATGTGCAACCAAAGCAACAACATATTCCTATAATATGGTCGTGTACTGATGCACTAGTAGGCTGGTTGTGTAGCGCCTCAGAGGACGAATGCTCGTTAAGCTTGTAATTCAACTGTTCTGTTGAATCATGGACGGAGGAGGAGGAAGAATGTTGAGGCATTGAATACACGCAGCTCTCTTTACCTTGCTTACTTGTGTTTGGTTTCAACTTTGACGATTTCTGAAGAGATTCACCGTGATAATCATCGTACCAGAAAAAGCGATTTTGATGTTGCAGCTCACGAGGACAGAGGTAATACAACTCCCCAGGGCGGGTCGAACGTGGTCCGGCTCTTCGTAATATCATTTCTCCAAAACCACATATACATTGTGGTGCAATCTTCATTTCCATTGTGCTAGATCTTGagaattgaaattttatttcgaAAAGCAAAACCCTAACCAAACTGAAACCAAGAAGCTAATGGAAGAGACGAAGTGTACCGACAAAGCTTAATAATGAGGGGGTAGGTGGTGATCAAAGTATTTGATTGGTCAATGTCCACTAAAGTAGTGTGTTGCTCGTGGCCCACAATGTGTGTCATGCAGCGTATTGTACCATCTTGGAGCATGTTCACAAGGACAAATCATATTGTGCCGTATTTCGGGAGGATTATTCTCAATTTATATGTAATTGTTCTACATAAtagacattttgatccaaagacacTTCCAATAGGGGAGTGTGATCCT comes from Henckelia pumila isolate YLH828 chromosome 4, ASM3356847v2, whole genome shotgun sequence and encodes:
- the LOC140860952 gene encoding uncharacterized protein encodes the protein MGGQTFKGVGEFRNYLKNFSVATRRSFMYVKNDSEKVIVICSEKSCGWRIYASKHKRDNLFAIRKCKLQHNCGENNLRSRGHPRADAYWIANVVKEKLRGEPSYRPCTMQMDLQRDFGVELEYRKVWKGKELAMHDIHGTDEGCYDRLRWYCDAVKNTNPGSVVECEIEHLTKKFRRLFIYFHACVVGFVSGCRPLIFLYGTHIKNKYKEFILVVVSKDANDDLFTIAYAIVDAENDVN
- the LOC140860953 gene encoding uncharacterized protein; this encodes MESRTLRVQRSCDWKFEVVDGEKSFAVDLVDMTCSCRVWQINKIPCKHAIFAIETKSLSVYDFCDKYFKIESYRAAYKGHINPIPTFDISESCVAESDTIQAPSVRSQPGRRRTKRIPSPVNARVSTCGRCHARGHNRRSCKEPIEGKRLLEAGSSMKLPSKRHTRLSGSIAGLRLV